CGCAACCTGACACAGCAACAGGTGGCCGGCGCCGTCGCCAAGGAGAAGAGCCTGCTGCAGACCTGGTGCATGCGAGGATCACCGTTCTACTTCCCGGCCCTGGACGCGCCGGTATTCACTACCGGAGTCCTACCGCCGACCGAGGAGGCGATGCGCCATCTGGTGGTCGGGGTGGAGCCGGCGCTGGACAAGCTTGGCATAAGCCTGACCGAGGCGGTGGAGCTGGCCGATGCGGAAATCCATGAGGTACTGTCCGGGCGCAGGCTCGCCATCAACGAGCTGGGGGCGGAGATCGCCACGCGGATTGCCCGCAGGCTGCCGAAGCGACAACGCGACATCTGGGAGGACAACGGTCCCTACGCCCCGGGGCAGCCGCTCGGTGAGGGCGTCGTGCATTTCTGCGTCCGTATCCTCACGCTGCAAAGGGTGCTCTGCCTCGCGCCGCGCGTGGGGAACCAATCTCCGTTCGTCCTGGTCGACGAGTGGCTTGGCGATCCAATCCCGGACATCGACCCTGAACTCGCGCGCGCCGAACTGCTTCGCCGCTACCTGCGCTGCTATGGACCGTCCACGCGCGGCGACTTCGCCTCGTGGGCGGGGGTCCATGCCGGTGACACCGGCCCCTGGTGGAACCTGGTCGGGACCGAGCTGACCCCGGTCGAGTTCGGCGGCACGTCCTGGATCCTCACCGAAGATCTCGACGCACTGCGGTCCGCCCCGGCGCCGACGGGGGTGCGGCTGCTCCCGCCCGGTGACCCTTACACGCAGATGCGCGACCGGGAAACGATCGTCGACAAGAAGTACCACCGGGAAGTGTGGAGGATGGCCGGCGGACCGGGAACAGTCCTCGCAGGCGGCAAAATCACCGGCACATGGCGCTCACGCAAGAGCGGCCGGAAGCTGGCCCTCACCATCACGACGTTCGGCTCATTGCCGGATCGGGACAGGACGTCGCTACAGGGTGAGGCCGGGCAGGTCGCGGCGCTGCGAGGCGCATCGTCGGTGGACGTCGCGTTCGGCACCTACTGACCGTCCCTGGCGCGGACGACGGCGGGACCTCCCGCCGTCGTCCGCTCCTGTTTGTTCCGGGGAGCCGCATCAGCCGATCGGCTCGGCCATCTGTTCCACCACATACTGGGCCTCCACGGAGGCGCCGGTCACCGGATCGGCCATCTCGACCTTCCAGCTGCGGGCGAACTGGTCCACCCCGTGGGTCATGGCCACCGTGCCGGAGATGAGCACCGTGCCGGGCTCGTTGAGACCGCGTTCGGCGAGGACGTCCAGCCAGTAGTCGGGGCTCAGCAACGCGCCCAGCGAGCTGTCCTGGATGAGGGTGTCCGGTGTGTCGCCCTCCCCCACCCAGCCCCTGAGCGTGATCTGGTCCAGGTGCTCCCGAACGTCGTCAAGGCGCCAGGCTTTGCGTCCCAGGACGTCAGGGCTGGCGTTCTTGCTCCAGGCAACGCCGTGGACCTCCAGCTGACGGTCAGTGTGGTCGCAGGCCACCGTCAGCAGTACGCCGTCCTCGGTGATCACCAGCGCCCATTCGGCTTCTCCTGAAGTCCGGTCATGTTGCACGCGGACTTCGGAAACCTGCTGGGCCAGGTACGGCGACACGGGATAGAGCGCCGGGGTGGTTGCGGGGCCGGGAACTCCCAGCTCGGCCAACTCGGCGATGTGGGCCTGTACCTCTTCCTGCTGCCGCCCTGCGTAGCCGGCGTTCAGGAGGTGCTTGACCTCGACTTTTCGGGTGGTGCCGTCGGGAAGTTCGAAGCTCAGAGTCGTCATGTTCTGTCCATCCTTTGCGTGTCCTGCTCGAGAAATTTACAAACCGGAAACCGGAAACGATCGCCAATGTACATCCAGTATGCGTAATGTATACATTTAACGCCAGCGTGACAGGCGTCACCGTAAACATCTCGTGGAGGACAACACCATGGCCAACGTCCCAGTTCAGGCTTCCGGCGCAGCGCCGCGCCCGGGCAAGCCGATGCACCCGAAGGGCCTGTATAAGGCCTTTGCCGCAAGCCTTACCGGCACCGCACTCGAGTGGTACGACTTCGCCGTCTACTCAGCCGCAGCCGCCGTCGTATTCCCCATCGTCTTCTTCCCGTCATCCGATCCCCTGACCGGCACCATCCTGGCGTTTTCAACCTACGCTGTGGGCTACGTTTCCCGCCCCGTGGGCGGCATCATCTTCGGCCGGCTCGGCGACCGGATCGGCCGCAAGAAGGTCCTGGTCACCACCCTCATGATCATCGGCGTGGCCACCGTGCTGATCGGCGTGCTTCCCGGGTACGGCAGCATCGGCATCACCGCCCCGATCATCCTGGTGCTGCTGCGCTTCGCCCAGGGCGTGGGCGTAGGCGGCGAATGGGGCGGCGCCGTGCTGCTCTCCAGCGAATACGGGGATCCCCACCGGCGCGGCTTCTGGGCATCCGCCGCCCAGGTGGGCCCTCCCGCCGGCAACCTCATGGCGAACGGCGCGCTGGCCGTCCTGACCCTCACCCTGACCGAAGAGCAGTTCATCAGCTTCGGGTGGCGCATCGCCTTCCTGGTCTCGGCCGTGCTGGTCGGATTCGGGCTCTGGATCCGGCTCAAGCTGGAAGACACTCCGATCTTCAAGGCCATTGAGGCCCACGGCGAACAGCCCAACGCCCCGGTCCGGGAGGTCTTCAGCAAGGAACTCCGGCCGCTCATCGCCGCCACGCTGTGCCGGGTTGGTCCTGACGTGCTCTACGCCCTGTTCACCGTCTTCACCCTTACCTATGGCATCCAGGCCCTCGGCTACGAGCGCAGCCAGGTCCTCACCGCTGTGCTGATCGGCTCCGCATTCCAGCTGTTCATGATCCCGCTGGCCGGCGCCGTATCGGACCGCTTCAACCGCCGCCTGGTCTACGGCACGGCCGCGGTGCTGGGCGCCGTCTGGACATTCATCTTCTTCGGCATCCTCGGCGGAGACAATGAGCCGATGCTGATCGCGGGCATCGTCCTGGGCCTCATGGCACACTCATTCATGTACGGACCGCAGGCCGCCTTCATTGTGGAGCAGTTCTCCCCCAGGCTCCGGTCCACCGGAAGTTCGCTGGCATACACCTTCGCCGGCGTGATCGGCGGCGCGATTGCCCCGCTGATGTTCACGCTGCTGCTGTCCCAGTTCGGCACCTGGATTCCGGTGGCCATCTATGTTGCCGTGGCCGCCGCCGTCACCGCAGTAGGCCTGGCGCTCGGCCGGGATTCCAACACAGTGGAGGACGAGGACTACCGCCTGCTGCTCGAAGGATCCGCAGCAGCGCGCCAGCCGTCCGCCGTCGCGGAATCCCGCTGACGATCCGGCGTTTTCAGGTGCGGAGCAGGATGTCCCGGGTCACGGCCAGGTGATGGTCAATGGCTTCCTGCGCCTTCGCCGCGTCGCCGGACACCAGGGCATCGAGGATGCCCTGGTGTTCGGCGCACACCTGCTCGCGCCGGCCTCCGGTACGGAACAGCGCGGACACGCCCACCAGGATCTGCCGGACGTGGAGCTTGCTGTACGTCCGGGAGATGAGCTCATTTCCGGCGGCGTCAATGAGCTGCTGGTGGAACAGGGTGTCCAGGCGGATGAACTCCCGGGCAGCCTCCGGGTTCAGGTCCTCGGGAAGGGCCGCCTGCTGGTCCAGGGTGTCCTGCATCGTCCGGGCGGGGACACGCTTCTGTTCGATTACCAGGCGGGCGGCATGGCTTTCCAGCACTCCGCGCAGTTCCATCAGCTCGGACATTTCACGGCCGGTCACCGGTGGGACGTACGCCCCGCGCTGCGGAATCAGTTCCACCAGGCCGTCCGAGACGAGCAGCAGGAGCGCTTCCCGCACCGGAGTGCGCGAGACCCCGATCTCGGCGGCAAGCTCCTGCTCATTCAGGAACTTCCCCTGGACTTCGGGATCGATCAGGATGTTTTCACGCAGGTACGCGTACGCCTTCTCGCGGCCGGACGCCGCTGTCCCCGAACTTTTTCGCATACATCATGTATACAACAGACTGGAGTAATTTCATGCGTTTAGCAGTGGCCCAAATCATCACGGGAGCCGATCCGTCCGCCAACCTGGAGCTGATTCGAGAATACGCCACCCGGGCCAAAGCCGCCGGAGCCGAGCTGGTGGTATTTCCGGAGGCAGCCATGCGCGCCTTCGGCAACAGCCTGGCGGACATCGCCGAGCCGCTGGACGGACCATGGGCCAATGCCGTCCGGACCATTGCCAGGGGCCTGGGTATCGCCGTCGTCGCCGGCATGTTTACCCCGGGAGACAACGGCCGCGTACGGAACACGCTGCTGGTCACCGGCCCGGGGCTGGACACTTCCTACGACAAGATCCATCTGTTTGACGCCTTTGGTTTCGCCGAGTCCGATTCGGTGGACGCCGGCACGTCGCCTGTGACGTTCGAACTCAACGGCACGGTGATCGGCCTTGCGACCTGTTACGACGTGCGCTTCCCCGCGCTTTTTGCGGCCAACGCGCGGGCCGGCGCCCAGGTCAACATCGTCTGCGCCTCGTGGGGCGCCGGCGAAGGCAAGGCGGAGCAGTGGGACCTGCTGGTGCGGGCCCGCGCCGTGGACAGCACCACGTTCGTCGTGGCAAGCGGCCAGGGCAATCCCGCCAGCATCGGGCTCCCCGCCGCCGGCACTGCGCCCACCGGCATCGGCCACAGCGCCGTGGTGTCACCGCTCGGCAGTCCCCTGGTCACATTGGGCGGCGAACCCGAACTGGCCGTGCTGGACATCGACACCGCCGTCATTACCGACGTCCGCGCAAAGCTGCCGGTCCTCGCCAACGCGCGGAACCTTTAGCGGCAGTACGGAAGCAGACGGTGCGGGAGCGGACGACGGCGGGACGTCCCGCCGTCGTCCGCTTTCGCGTGTGCAGGCTGCCGTTTGTGCCGGCCGCGGGTCCGCACGGCCCGCAGAAACAGTACGGCGAGAATCCGGACGAGGCCGAGGTGCGGCCGGTCAAGCAGGTGGAGGACTACCGCGGCTGATTCGGCGTCCTTTTCGGCGGCGAAAGCACCTCGCGGTACGCAATATTCAGGAGCCCTTTGACAGGTTCTGTGACAAGTGCCATAGTCGTCGTATGAACCTGTTGGACAGCTGGACAGCTGCGCAAGACCGAGTGGTGCGCGTTGGCGCGGCCGAGGCGGTGTTTGCATCCCTTCGCAGCGCCATCGAGGGCGGCAGGATTCCGGTCGGCACCCGTCTCGACTCGGAGGCCTCGCTCGCCAAGCAATACGGTGTGAGCCGGACGATGGTCCGGGAGGCGCTGCGTTCATGCACCGCACTGGGATTGACGGCCACCCACACAGGCAAGGGCACCTTCGTCATCGCTGACAAGGTGGCCCAGGACCTCAAGCTCGGCAAGTATTCGGCCAGCGCCCTCGTCGAAGCCCGCCCCCACGTCGAAGTGCCTGCCGCCGGCCTGGCAGCCCAGCGCCGCAGCGCCGAAGATGTGGAGGCACTTCGGGAAATCCTTCGGGAAATGTCCCAGGAGGACGACCTCCAGCAGTGGGTGCTGTTGAACACCGAGTTCCACGTGACCATCGCCCGGTGCAGCGGCAACGGCGTGTTCGAGTCATTCCTCTCGGATATCTGTGACGCCATGGCGAACCAGTCCAACACCCTCAACCTCGTGGCTGACCGGCGCAAGGAATCCGGCGAAGAGCACGCGCGCATTTTCGCTGCCATCGAGAGCGGATCAGCCGAGGAAGCGTCCCAGGCCATGAGGATGCATCTGCACGGGGTGGAATGCGCCCTGGGCACCATCGTCCCCGGAAGCGAGAACTCCACGTCCGGCCATACGCGCTAAACCCTCCTAAGCCCCGAAGTCCATCCAGCGTCCCCTGACCTGCCCTACCCGCCGCAAACCCGCGTGCCTCCCCCCGCCGTGGCACCCCTATGCCTCCATGCTGGCGGCGGCGTCCCCCAAGCCTGCACCGGCCCCAGGCTCTGTGCCCCAAGAATTCCATCGTCCAAACCCGTCAACGAAGCCCCGCGAGGACCCCCATGACTCTTCCCCTTACCGCCCCGAAAACCCGTTCCGAGCATGATCTGCTGGGTGACCGGGATGTTCCCGCTGCCGCGTACTGGGGTGTGCACACCCTCCGGGCCGTGGAGAACTTCCCCATCACCGGCCAGCCGCTCTCCACCAACATGCACCTGGTCCGCGGCCTCGCCGCCGTGAAACTCGCCGCCGCCCGCACCAACCACGAACTCGGCCTCCTCGACGCCGAACGCGCCGACGCCATCGCAGCGGCCTGCACCGACGTCCTCAACGGCAAACTCAACGACCAGTTCGTCGTGGACGTCATCCAGGGCGGCGCCGGAACCTCCTCGAACATGAACGCCAACGAGGTCATCGCCAACCGCGCCCTGGAAATCCTCGGACACCCCAAAGGCCACTACACCCGCCTGCACCCCAACGACCACGTCAACCTCTCCCAGTCCACCAACGACGTCTACCCCACCGCCGTGAAACTCGGCACCATCTTCGCCGCCCGCGAACTCCTGGACGCCCTCGCCGAACTCGAAGACGCCTGCGCCGCCAAAGCCCTCGAATTCCGCACCGTCGTCAAAATGGGCCGCACCCAGCTCCAGGACGCCGTCCCCATGACCCTCGGCCAGGAATTCGGCACCTACGCCGTCACCATCGGCGAAGACCGGCTCCGCCTGGCCGAAGCGGACCTGCTCATCCACGAAATCAACCTCGGCGCCACCGCCATCGGCACCGGCCTGAACGCCCCCGCCGGCTACGCCGCCACCGCCTGCCGCCACCTCGCCGAAATCACCGGCCTGCCCCTGGTCACCGCCCCGGACCTCATCGAAGCCACCCAGGACGTCGGCGCCTTCGTCCACCTCTCCGGCGTCCTCAAACGCGTCGCCGTGAAACTCTCCAAAATCTGCAACGACCTGCGCCTGCTCTCCTCCGGCCCCCGCGCCGGCTTCGGCGAAATCAACCTCCCCGCCGTGCAATCCGGATCCTCCATCATGCCCGGCAAAATCAACCCCGTGATCCCCGAAGTCGTCTCCCAGGTCGCCTACGAAGTCATCGGCAACGACGTCACCATCACCATGGCCGCCGAAGCCGGACAACTCCAGCTCAACGCCTTCGAACCCATCATCGTCCACAGCCTCCACAAGAGCATCTCCCACCTCGAAGCCGCCTGCCGCACCCTCACCGCACGCTGCATCCAGGGCATCACCGCCAACACCGACCACCTCCGCCGAACCGTCGAACAATCCATCGGCCTCGTCACCGCCCTCAACCCCCACCTCGGCTACACCACCGCAACCGCCATCGCCCAGGAAGCCCTCGCCACCGGCAAAGGCGTCGCCGAACTCGTCCTCGAACACAACCTGCTCACCGCCGAGCAACTCGAAGACCTCCTCAGCCCCCAACGCCTGGCCAACCTCAGCAAGTAGCGCAACCCAAACCACACCCCACCCGCCACGGGAGCAGGGGCACACCGCCGTGCCCAAATTTCCCAGGCCTTTTACCCAAGGACTGACCATGAAAAACAAATCAACGATGTGGATTCTGGCCGCACTCGTCTTCGGAATCCTCAGCGGGCTGCTTTTCCACTGGCTGCTGCCGGTGGACTCACGCGAATCCGTCGTGTCCGTCCTGGACACCGTGACGCACATGTTCCTGAACCTCATCAAAATGATCATTGCCCCGCTGATCTTTGCCACCCTCGTCTCCGGCATCGCGGGAGCGGCCAAATCCGCAGGCGTGGGCAAGCTCTTTGGGCGATCCATGATCTGGTTCCTGTCCGCCTCCGTCCTGGTGGGCGCCTTCGGTTTCGTCACCGCCCATGTGCTCAACGTCGGTGACGGGCTCAACCTGATGCCGGGCGGTGACGCGGGGATGGAAACGAAGCCCCTCGATTACCAGGCGTTTGTCACCCACATCATCCCCACGAGCGTCTTCGCCGCACTGACCGAAAACAACCCCCTTCAGATCCTTGTCTTCGGCGCTCTCTTCGGCATCGCCCTGCTGAATCTTCGGAAGAAGGGCCGCTCCTCCATAGCGGATGCCATCGATGAACTGATGGGCGTCATGTTGAAAGTCACCGGATATGTGATGAAGGCGGCCCCGGTGGGCGTTTTCGCCGGCATCGCAGCAGCCTTCACATCCAAGGGCCTGGATGCGTTTGCCACTTATGCCTCGTTTATCGGCGGCTTCTATGTTTCCCTCTCCGCACTCTGGGCGATCATGATCGCGGTCGCGGTCGCGTTCCTCGGACGGGCGGCCTTCCGGCTGGTCCGAATTGTGCGTGAACCCATGGTGATCGCGTTCGCCACCTCCAGCAGTGAAGCCGCCCTGCCCAAGCTCATCGAAGGCCTGACCAAGTTCGGCATCGAGAAGCGCACCACCGGCTTCGTGTTGCCCTTGGGTTACTCGTTCAACGTGGACGGCTCCATGATGTACATGACCTTCGCCTCGGTCTTCCTGATCAACGCCTACGGCATCGATATGGACCTTGGCCAGCAGATCGCGATGACCGCAATGCTCCTCCTCAGCAGCAAGGGCATGGCCGGCGTGCCGCGCGGGTCACTCGTCGTCGTAGCCGCGGTGGTCCCTGCCTTCGGTATCCCCGCCGCCGGCATTGGCGTCCTGCTGGTGATCGACCAGCTCCTGGACATGGGACGCACCGCCACCAACATCCTGGGAAATGCCATCGCCACCGCGGTGATCGGCCAGAAGCACGACCAATCCTCTTCCGCCCCCGAAGAGGCCTCTTCCGGAACGGCCCTCGGAGCGCTGGACGCTGAATTCAGTAGAGAGCCTGAGCGCGTTTCGATGCACTAAAGGACCTCGCCCGGCCACCCTCGTTTCAATCACCACTACCCCACCGAATGAAAGGGCATGCCAATGACCGCTGATTTTGAGCTGCAGAGCCCGAAGGACGTGCAAACCCTCGAGCGGACGGCAAGGACGCGGAGAACACCGATCAGGGCACAAATCATCGACTACCTGGCAAGCAATGGCGCTAGCAAAGTAGCCGACATCAGTAGCGGCATCGCTTCCTGCCGGGACTCCGTAAGGCACCATCTGGCCGCCCTTGAAAGCGCTTCGATCGTCCGTTCCAACATCGCCCCCGGAGAAAGGGGACGGTTCACGCCCTTCTACGCCCTCGCCCCCGGAAGAACAGAGCCGGATTCCTGACCGGCGGCGCCGGCCACTAAGCAATCGGACGACGGCGGGACCATCCGCCGTCGTCCGCTGTGCCTTAACCGGCATCCAGAAAAGCAACCGGCGTCCAGAAAAAGCCGAAGTTCCACGTCAGCGTCCCCGGCCGGCAACGCCTTGGTTCGGGGACCTAAAACGCAGCGCAGGATTTAGTCCGGCATCCATATTCTCCCCGAAATGCTCTGGATAGCATGGGGTGACCGGACAGAGCCGTCCGGCGGGGTATCAACGCAGAAGGAAGCCCATGGCCGCAGCTACAGTGGACGACATCCTGTCGGATCTCCCTCTGGGTTTCGCCAGCCTCATCCTCCGGCCGTCCCGCGCGGATTCCCCCATTGAACGCTTCCTGATCGTTGACTCCGACGACGAGACATCCGACGGCGGCGCCGCCTTTGTGCTGCTGATCGGGGTTCGCGGGCGCTCCGCTTTGCCCGCGCTGCGGCGCCTTCTGAAGGATCCTCCCCTGGTGATCGCGGTCAAGGGCAGTCCGGGTGAACTCGAGGAAGCCGAAGAGCTGCTCCGCGCAGCAGGAACAGGCCTTCTCCTGGTGGACCCGGCCGCCGACTGGGACCGGCTCCTGTCCATCGCCAAGGACCGCATCACGCCGCGCAGCTACCAGAGCGAGGTGCTGACGCTGCTGGAAGAAGACCTGTTCGCCATCGCGCAGACCACCGCACGCCT
Above is a window of Arthrobacter sp. FB24 DNA encoding:
- a CDS encoding ArsR family transcriptional regulator — protein: MTADFELQSPKDVQTLERTARTRRTPIRAQIIDYLASNGASKVADISSGIASCRDSVRHHLAALESASIVRSNIAPGERGRFTPFYALAPGRTEPDS
- a CDS encoding aspartate ammonia-lyase: MTLPLTAPKTRSEHDLLGDRDVPAAAYWGVHTLRAVENFPITGQPLSTNMHLVRGLAAVKLAAARTNHELGLLDAERADAIAAACTDVLNGKLNDQFVVDVIQGGAGTSSNMNANEVIANRALEILGHPKGHYTRLHPNDHVNLSQSTNDVYPTAVKLGTIFAARELLDALAELEDACAAKALEFRTVVKMGRTQLQDAVPMTLGQEFGTYAVTIGEDRLRLAEADLLIHEINLGATAIGTGLNAPAGYAATACRHLAEITGLPLVTAPDLIEATQDVGAFVHLSGVLKRVAVKLSKICNDLRLLSSGPRAGFGEINLPAVQSGSSIMPGKINPVIPEVVSQVAYEVIGNDVTITMAAEAGQLQLNAFEPIIVHSLHKSISHLEAACRTLTARCIQGITANTDHLRRTVEQSIGLVTALNPHLGYTTATAIAQEALATGKGVAELVLEHNLLTAEQLEDLLSPQRLANLSK
- a CDS encoding FadR/GntR family transcriptional regulator encodes the protein MNLLDSWTAAQDRVVRVGAAEAVFASLRSAIEGGRIPVGTRLDSEASLAKQYGVSRTMVREALRSCTALGLTATHTGKGTFVIADKVAQDLKLGKYSASALVEARPHVEVPAAGLAAQRRSAEDVEALREILREMSQEDDLQQWVLLNTEFHVTIARCSGNGVFESFLSDICDAMANQSNTLNLVADRRKESGEEHARIFAAIESGSAEEASQAMRMHLHGVECALGTIVPGSENSTSGHTR
- a CDS encoding carbon-nitrogen hydrolase family protein; its protein translation is MRLAVAQIITGADPSANLELIREYATRAKAAGAELVVFPEAAMRAFGNSLADIAEPLDGPWANAVRTIARGLGIAVVAGMFTPGDNGRVRNTLLVTGPGLDTSYDKIHLFDAFGFAESDSVDAGTSPVTFELNGTVIGLATCYDVRFPALFAANARAGAQVNIVCASWGAGEGKAEQWDLLVRARAVDSTTFVVASGQGNPASIGLPAAGTAPTGIGHSAVVSPLGSPLVTLGGEPELAVLDIDTAVITDVRAKLPVLANARNL
- a CDS encoding GntR family transcriptional regulator gives rise to the protein MRKSSGTAASGREKAYAYLRENILIDPEVQGKFLNEQELAAEIGVSRTPVREALLLLVSDGLVELIPQRGAYVPPVTGREMSELMELRGVLESHAARLVIEQKRVPARTMQDTLDQQAALPEDLNPEAAREFIRLDTLFHQQLIDAAGNELISRTYSKLHVRQILVGVSALFRTGGRREQVCAEHQGILDALVSGDAAKAQEAIDHHLAVTRDILLRT
- a CDS encoding DUF2630 family protein; translation: MPAAGPHGPQKQYGENPDEAEVRPVKQVEDYRG
- a CDS encoding winged helix DNA-binding domain-containing protein, producing the protein MADRVSKVDVIAFRLAAHHLDERLGEGGLLDAAGRCGIQNSPPGSALLALHARVRNLTQQQVAGAVAKEKSLLQTWCMRGSPFYFPALDAPVFTTGVLPPTEEAMRHLVVGVEPALDKLGISLTEAVELADAEIHEVLSGRRLAINELGAEIATRIARRLPKRQRDIWEDNGPYAPGQPLGEGVVHFCVRILTLQRVLCLAPRVGNQSPFVLVDEWLGDPIPDIDPELARAELLRRYLRCYGPSTRGDFASWAGVHAGDTGPWWNLVGTELTPVEFGGTSWILTEDLDALRSAPAPTGVRLLPPGDPYTQMRDRETIVDKKYHREVWRMAGGPGTVLAGGKITGTWRSRKSGRKLALTITTFGSLPDRDRTSLQGEAGQVAALRGASSVDVAFGTY
- a CDS encoding DUF2848 domain-containing protein, producing the protein MTTLSFELPDGTTRKVEVKHLLNAGYAGRQQEEVQAHIAELAELGVPGPATTPALYPVSPYLAQQVSEVRVQHDRTSGEAEWALVITEDGVLLTVACDHTDRQLEVHGVAWSKNASPDVLGRKAWRLDDVREHLDQITLRGWVGEGDTPDTLIQDSSLGALLSPDYWLDVLAERGLNEPGTVLISGTVAMTHGVDQFARSWKVEMADPVTGASVEAQYVVEQMAEPIG
- a CDS encoding dicarboxylate/amino acid:cation symporter — its product is MKNKSTMWILAALVFGILSGLLFHWLLPVDSRESVVSVLDTVTHMFLNLIKMIIAPLIFATLVSGIAGAAKSAGVGKLFGRSMIWFLSASVLVGAFGFVTAHVLNVGDGLNLMPGGDAGMETKPLDYQAFVTHIIPTSVFAALTENNPLQILVFGALFGIALLNLRKKGRSSIADAIDELMGVMLKVTGYVMKAAPVGVFAGIAAAFTSKGLDAFATYASFIGGFYVSLSALWAIMIAVAVAFLGRAAFRLVRIVREPMVIAFATSSSEAALPKLIEGLTKFGIEKRTTGFVLPLGYSFNVDGSMMYMTFASVFLINAYGIDMDLGQQIAMTAMLLLSSKGMAGVPRGSLVVVAAVVPAFGIPAAGIGVLLVIDQLLDMGRTATNILGNAIATAVIGQKHDQSSSAPEEASSGTALGALDAEFSREPERVSMH
- a CDS encoding MFS transporter produces the protein MANVPVQASGAAPRPGKPMHPKGLYKAFAASLTGTALEWYDFAVYSAAAAVVFPIVFFPSSDPLTGTILAFSTYAVGYVSRPVGGIIFGRLGDRIGRKKVLVTTLMIIGVATVLIGVLPGYGSIGITAPIILVLLRFAQGVGVGGEWGGAVLLSSEYGDPHRRGFWASAAQVGPPAGNLMANGALAVLTLTLTEEQFISFGWRIAFLVSAVLVGFGLWIRLKLEDTPIFKAIEAHGEQPNAPVREVFSKELRPLIAATLCRVGPDVLYALFTVFTLTYGIQALGYERSQVLTAVLIGSAFQLFMIPLAGAVSDRFNRRLVYGTAAVLGAVWTFIFFGILGGDNEPMLIAGIVLGLMAHSFMYGPQAAFIVEQFSPRLRSTGSSLAYTFAGVIGGAIAPLMFTLLLSQFGTWIPVAIYVAVAAAVTAVGLALGRDSNTVEDEDYRLLLEGSAAARQPSAVAESR